Within the Pieris napi chromosome 10, ilPieNapi1.2, whole genome shotgun sequence genome, the region TTCAGATGTATAGAAAATACTAAAGTTGATGGTGTAATGAGTGCCGAAGGAAATCTTACTAACCCTGCAATATTCAAAGGTATAAATCCAGTTTCATGGGATATAGCACTGGAATACCTTGATTTAGTTGAGAAATATCCATGCCCCACATCTTTTATAAGAggccatttatttaaaatatttcacaaaatGTAAGTGTATTAGTTTAACCACAAATACCTACAAGTgtttagaaaaataacaagGATTTTTGTTATTCTAGATTTTCATATCCAGAGAACAATACTGAAAGAGAAATTCTTGCTACTGCTCAAAATCTGGATGATTTTAAAACTGTGTCTCAGATGCTTAAGGACAAATATCTACCATACCACCTGGGTGAACTTGTATTTAGTAACAATGAAAATCTAACTAGACAAggttttaatttgatattacCTCCATGGATTTGTCAACCATATGTCCGTATGTCTCCAGAAGCTCACACAGAAAAGATGgacaatataaacaaaaaacaggTAATAATGagaattacttataattaatgcataatattatttatttaataatatatttatcgttTGATATCAACCAAATTATTGATTAGAAGGCAAATTAGTACAGCTATTGGTAATTGTATtgtatgttataattttttttgtaaatggataggaaatttttataacatattacaaattaattttagaacaATAACAGTGAAAGCAAGCGAAGTCTTGAAGATCTAGAAGGCAATCCTATTTCGagaaagaaaatgaaaaaattgttGAAAACTATGAGAAAACCAAATAAAGCAAACTCTGAAAAACAACCCCCTAGAACTGGATATATATGTTCcaataaattatgtccaaaTCCTCTTGTAAGTTgaaattttttcataaatatagaaaaaagcTATTTAGTtggacggctcattggtctagtggttagaaaaaaaaaagttcttGAAAACTATTAAACTTATGCACTATTGAATTGTTTTCCCTTACTGTATGCATATTATATTCTTGTTTTCCTTAGACTGCTTATAGGCAATCTTTTTACagcctatattatattagtttattgacagataaataacaaatatgtatACTTTGCATgttagtatatataaaaaactgcAATATTTTTGGTTTCAGGGAGGAAAATGCAGCTATCAATTTTGTAAAAAGTGTTGCCGTAACAAATGCTATGAGGATGATCTTGATTGTAAAGGCCATGGAATACTAGTCCACACAAGGAGAGAAACTGCAAAAAAGTTTGCATCTGAGAATACTATAGGTTAAGGCACTATGTGTATGTACATACTAAATATGtttatcataattattgtaaaacaatttaatggaTTGAATGGATGTAAAGATTTTATACTTATGTAAATACAAACAGAGAAGacaaattagtttaaaagttactattttttatttctttttatttattgtattaatttttaattaaatcgtaTTTACAAGGTCATGACCGTGTTTATAATATACCGTTTGCACATCTATTTGTTAATTCATATATTACAAAcgttttatacttaaaaaaggTAAAATGTAGTTATTTTCTCTATTATACTATGTTTTCTTTGATCAGTTGCGCGCGCATTAATGATGACCTTATTAGAAATACTTTCCTACTTTGTTTTTAAGCTGTGACCAAGGCaactaagtttttatattcacAAATGGGCGGAGGTCATGTATCTAATCAAAACCCTAAAAATTTGCGACGCATTAACGGATTTCAACTACCCTTAAATTGTTTACAACTTTTTGCATGGATGGTCTTAATCGGAACGGGATTaattagttttctttttttcatcGAGATCCAACCCCAAAAGTATAAATTAGCGGCCTTGATTATCTATGCAATACTATATGGTTTACATATTGTAATTCATATTATTGCTATAGGACGAGATCCATCTGAACA harbors:
- the LOC125053406 gene encoding tRNA-dihydrouridine(16/17) synthase [NAD(P)(+)]-like, yielding MSCEWFERIGRPRYVVAPMVDASELAWRLLSRRHGADLCYTPMLHSAIFVKDAKYRKENFTTCPEDRPLIVQFCGNNPETLAAAAKIVEKDCDAIDINLGCPQSIAKRGRYGAFLQEDWDLLRDIVSTMSKAVSVPITCKIRILETIERSINYALMLQESGCKLLTLHGRTRDQKGPLTGVANWDYIKAVRNAMSIPMFANGNIQCLEDVFRCIENTKVDGVMSAEGNLTNPAIFKGINPVSWDIALEYLDLVEKYPCPTSFIRGHLFKIFHKIFSYPENNTEREILATAQNLDDFKTVSQMLKDKYLPYHLGELVFSNNENLTRQGFNLILPPWICQPYVRMSPEAHTEKMDNINKKQNNNSESKRSLEDLEGNPISRKKMKKLLKTMRKPNKANSEKQPPRTGYICSNKLCPNPLGGKCSYQFCKKCCRNKCYEDDLDCKGHGILVHTRRETAKKFASENTIG